From one Shewanella sp. GD04112 genomic stretch:
- the fadE gene encoding acyl-CoA dehydrogenase FadE, with protein MTTLLWIIAMILVLGALAYLRVSLLTATIAAAVVMTAGWTLDVVGPISWIIFLVIALPLNISAFRQNVISRPLMKMYRGIMPEMSSTEKEAIEAGTTWWEADLFAGNPNWKKLHNYPVARLSADEQAFLDGPVEEVCRMVNQHQVSHQLADLPAEVWQYLKDHGFFAMIIKKKYGGLEYSAYAQSRVLQKLAGLSSELASTVGVPNSLGPGELLQHYGTPEQQNHYLPRLAKGLEVPCFALTSPEAGSDAGSIPDFGIVCKGQWEGEEVLGMRLTWNKRYITLAPVATVLGLAFKLRDPDHLLGDKEELGITCALIPTDVEGVETGRRHFPLNCMFQNGPTRGKDVFVPLSFIIGGPKMAGQGWRMLVECLSVGRGITLPSNSAGGVKTAALATGAYARIRRQFKLPIGKLEGIEEPMARIGGNAYLMDAVTSLTTTGIDLGEKPSVISAIVKYHLTDRMQKCVIDAMDIHGGKGVCLGPNNYLGRGYQAAPIAITVEGANILTRSMIIYGQGAIRCHPYVLAEMESAFDTESGQGLANFDAAIFGHIGFATSNFVRSFWLGLTSSRFSNAPYSDKTKRYYQHMNRFSANLALLSDLAMATLGGNLKRKERISARLGDLLSQLYLASATLKRYQDEGRQTDDLPLVQWAVEDALYKLQASLDDLLDNFPMGLGGVLRAIMFPFGRPLKRPSDVLDHKVAKIMQTPCESRDRLGKGQFWTNSEHNAVGIQEQTLKDILAAEPLFDKVCKASGKRLPFMWLDKVAAEGKALGVLSDSEVQLLERAEIGRMKSINVDDFDPAELRPEVVATTSQERAA; from the coding sequence GTGACTACCCTACTTTGGATCATCGCCATGATCTTAGTGCTAGGAGCCCTAGCTTACCTTCGGGTATCTTTGCTCACTGCCACTATTGCAGCCGCTGTTGTGATGACAGCCGGATGGACACTCGATGTTGTTGGCCCTATCTCTTGGATTATCTTCCTGGTGATCGCGCTGCCCCTCAATATCAGTGCATTTAGACAAAATGTTATCAGTCGCCCACTGATGAAGATGTACCGTGGCATCATGCCCGAAATGTCTTCTACCGAAAAAGAAGCGATTGAAGCCGGTACCACATGGTGGGAAGCCGATCTGTTTGCGGGTAACCCGAACTGGAAAAAACTCCACAACTACCCTGTCGCTCGTTTAAGTGCCGATGAGCAAGCCTTCTTAGACGGTCCAGTTGAAGAAGTGTGCCGCATGGTGAACCAACACCAAGTATCACATCAACTGGCTGATTTGCCTGCTGAAGTATGGCAATACCTGAAAGATCACGGCTTCTTCGCCATGATCATCAAGAAAAAATACGGCGGTTTAGAGTACTCAGCCTACGCCCAATCACGCGTGCTACAAAAGCTTGCGGGTTTAAGCAGCGAGCTGGCATCCACTGTAGGTGTACCTAACTCCTTAGGCCCTGGCGAACTGTTACAACACTATGGTACGCCTGAGCAACAAAACCATTACCTGCCACGTTTAGCCAAAGGTTTAGAAGTCCCTTGTTTCGCATTAACTAGCCCTGAGGCTGGTAGCGACGCGGGTTCTATTCCTGACTTTGGTATCGTGTGTAAAGGTCAATGGGAAGGCGAAGAAGTCTTAGGTATGCGCTTAACTTGGAACAAGCGTTATATCACCCTAGCGCCAGTTGCGACTGTATTAGGTCTGGCGTTTAAACTGCGTGACCCTGATCACCTGTTAGGCGATAAAGAAGAGCTGGGCATTACCTGTGCGCTGATCCCAACTGACGTTGAAGGCGTTGAAACAGGCCGTCGTCACTTCCCGCTGAACTGTATGTTCCAAAACGGTCCAACTCGCGGTAAAGACGTATTCGTACCATTAAGCTTTATCATCGGTGGTCCAAAAATGGCTGGCCAAGGCTGGCGTATGCTGGTTGAGTGTTTGTCTGTTGGCCGTGGTATCACGCTGCCATCAAACTCTGCCGGTGGCGTAAAAACCGCAGCGCTTGCAACGGGAGCCTATGCGCGTATTCGTCGTCAATTCAAACTGCCGATTGGTAAGTTAGAAGGGATTGAAGAGCCAATGGCACGCATCGGTGGTAACGCCTACCTGATGGATGCAGTGACCTCATTAACCACCACTGGTATCGACTTAGGTGAAAAACCTTCGGTTATCTCGGCTATCGTGAAATATCACCTGACCGATCGTATGCAGAAATGCGTTATCGACGCCATGGATATCCACGGTGGTAAAGGTGTGTGTTTAGGCCCTAACAACTACCTAGGTCGTGGCTATCAAGCTGCTCCGATTGCGATTACTGTTGAAGGTGCAAACATCCTGACACGTTCGATGATCATCTATGGTCAAGGTGCAATCCGTTGTCATCCTTATGTATTGGCCGAAATGGAGTCAGCGTTTGACACAGAGTCTGGCCAAGGCTTAGCCAACTTCGATGCGGCCATCTTCGGTCACATTGGTTTTGCGACCAGTAACTTTGTCCGTAGCTTCTGGTTAGGTCTGACATCAAGCCGTTTCTCTAACGCGCCATACTCAGATAAAACCAAGCGTTATTATCAACATATGAACCGTTTCAGTGCCAACTTAGCCCTGCTGTCAGACTTAGCCATGGCAACCTTAGGCGGTAACTTAAAACGTAAAGAGCGTATTTCTGCCCGCTTAGGCGATCTGTTAAGCCAGTTATACCTCGCTTCTGCGACCTTAAAACGTTACCAAGATGAAGGCCGTCAAACCGATGATCTGCCACTGGTACAATGGGCGGTTGAAGATGCACTGTACAAGTTACAGGCTTCATTAGACGATTTACTGGATAACTTCCCTATGGGTCTAGGCGGCGTATTACGCGCCATCATGTTCCCATTCGGCCGTCCACTGAAACGTCCAAGCGATGTGTTAGACCATAAAGTGGCTAAGATCATGCAAACCCCTTGTGAAAGCCGTGATCGTTTAGGTAAAGGCCAGTTCTGGACTAACTCTGAGCACAATGCTGTGGGCATCCAAGAGCAAACGCTGAAGGATATTCTGGCTGCCGAACCTTTATTCGACAAAGTCTGTAAGGCCAGTGGCAAGCGTTTACCTTTCATGTGGTTAGATAAAGTCGCCGCTGAAGGTAAAGCCTTAGGTGTATTGAGCGACAGCGAAGTACAACTGTTGGAACGTGCCGAAATCGGCCGAATGAAGTCAATCAATGTGGATGACTTTGACCCAGCAGAGCTACGCCCTGAAGTCGTCGCAACGACGTCACAGGAACGCGCCGCTTAA